In Helianthus annuus cultivar XRQ/B chromosome 8, HanXRQr2.0-SUNRISE, whole genome shotgun sequence, a single genomic region encodes these proteins:
- the LOC110870399 gene encoding uncharacterized protein LOC110870399 — protein MENNKITMFRSLNAHSTNYTIKAKIISLWNKKMNGYDDQIYLVDMLLMDEEGSFIQCSCLHKLFKRFLKFLVVDDCLLFHKPSLAKDTTKIKVTGNDQKLSLYAFSFVLKTDNWSGPRYFFRFTDFKSVLSKKVEVNTPIDFIGYVVVSYPIEDANRKDGSKTKLMNITLKDLEDQKIGLTLWENYAVTLSKYMNDKDRPAHVVILVHFGTVNIYQGKVGLTNMFEASRVFINSDLDEIKEFKDRYLENEFSNSSSSKQSCSQVISNAEDEFLNAEEFVFTTFIASIDELNRRKRLSLLQIEEKSTLIEKDEDSFDVLDEKTFECMNPDYDAVDVVPVYIYKIPLRVQDSTRTVSCTLFYYEAIKLIKKTSKELLDVYSKVDSSTEGAFQSLPSKFDMLIYKKFAFQIKISSFNISNHIENYGISMLTSDEDILSALEHKWKINESDLSELNVQCFSDSVGNINVYHSFQIWYRGVTICDRRQFMPDHYHFDVNDQDRSKFKNIKHNLQDVYDVDAVDSSSTKRRNSPRNDQVNDVVKLDLITPKLEK, from the exons ATGGAGAACAATAAGATTACTATGTTCAGGTCACTTAATGCTCACTCTACGAACTACACAATCAAGGCGAAGATCATATCCTTGTGGAATAAAAAAATGAATGGTTATGATGACCAGATCTATCTAGTTGACATGTTGTTGATGGATGAGGAG GGTTCGTTCATTCAATGTAGCTGTTTACATAAACTTTTCAAACGATTCCTTAAATTTTTGGTTGTTGATGACTGTTTATTGTTTCATAAACCATCACTAGCCAAAGATACAACCAAGATTAAGGTTACTGGAAATGATCAGAAGCTATCTTTGTATGCATTCAGTTTTGTTCTGAAAACTGATAACTGGTCTGGTCCTCGGTACTTTTTTCGTTTCACTGATTTTAAATCTGTGTTGAGTAAAAAAGTTGAAGTTAATACTCCAATAG ATTTTATCGGTTATGTTGTTGTCTCTTATCCTATTGAAGATGCAAATAGGAAGGATGGCTCTAAAACCAAACTAATGAACATAACTCTCAAAGATCTCGA AGATCAGAAGATTGGTCTTACATTATGGGAAAACTATGCAGTCACTTTGTCAAAGTACATGAATGATAAAGACCGCCCTGCTCATGTTGTTATTCTTGTCCATTTTGGCACAGTAAACATTTATCAAG GTAAAGTTGGCCTTACTAATATGTTTGAAGCAAGTCGTGTCTTCATAAATTCTGATCTGGATGAGATAAAAGAATTCAAAGACAG GTATCTTGAGAATGAGTTTTCTAACTCATCTTCCAGTAAACAGTCATGCTCTCAAGTGATATCCAATGCAGAAGATGAGTTTCTTAATGCTGAAGAGTTTGTGTTCACCACTTTTATTGCTTCAATTGATGAG CTGAATAGGAGAAAAAGGTTATCATTGTTG CAAATTGAAGAGAAATCAACATTGATTGAAAAAGATGAAGACAGTTTTGATGTTTTGGATGAGAAGACTTTTGAGTGTATGAACCCTGATTATGATGCTGTTGATGTTGTTCCAGTTTATAT TTACAAGATTCCTCTAAGGGTTCAGGATTCGACTAGGACTGTTTCTTGTACGTTGTTTTATTATGAAGCGATTAAGCTTATTAAGAAAACCTCCAAAGAACTTCTTGATGTTTACTCAAAG GTTGACAGTTCCACCGAAGGTGCCTTTCAGTCACTTCCATCTAAGTTTGATATGCTGATCTACAAAAAGTTTGCATTTCAAATCAAAATTTCCAGTTTTAACATTTCTAACCATATAGAAAACTATGGAATTTCAATGTTAACTTCTGATGAGGACATACTTTCCGCTCTGGAGCATAAATGGAAAATTAATGAG TCTGATTTGTCTGAGTTGAATGTTCAATGCTTTTCTGATTCTGTTGGaaatataaatgtttatcataG ttttCAGATCtggtaccgag GAGTCACAATCTGTGATCGGCGACAGTTTATGCCAGATCATTATCATTTTGATGTTAATGATCAAGATCGGTCAAAGttcaaaaacatcaaacataaccTTCAAGATGTTTATGATGTTGATGCTGTTGATAGTTCTTCTACTAAACGTCGAAACAGTCCTAGGAATGATCAAGTAAACGATGTAGTCAAGTTGGACCTGATCACCCCAAAGTTAGAGAAATAA